Proteins encoded in a region of the Polynucleobacter antarcticus genome:
- a CDS encoding DUF3426 domain-containing protein, whose amino-acid sequence MPAQKKRLKFILLSLLVVLLVVFGEHLSRNTLLPVLATRIDGSSHPVASTAFSVLQKFDEKLCSVLGCINRPVSDFSAWQITSATLSTENAREGLKIASNQSMVAVALQNRLAIPVLFPHLEIFLTDAEESEIQTIQFNPQAWVPQTWQDAHPQFLTRGAPSGEMYRLQFPIALPPNTAGYRVRIFYP is encoded by the coding sequence GTGCCAGCTCAAAAAAAAAGACTTAAGTTCATTCTCCTCAGTCTTCTTGTAGTGCTACTCGTCGTATTTGGCGAACACCTTTCCAGAAATACGCTTCTGCCAGTATTGGCTACTCGAATTGATGGCTCATCTCATCCTGTAGCAAGTACTGCTTTTTCTGTTTTGCAAAAGTTTGATGAAAAATTGTGTAGCGTACTAGGGTGCATAAATCGCCCTGTAAGCGATTTTTCTGCATGGCAAATAACTTCAGCCACCTTATCTACTGAAAATGCACGAGAGGGCCTTAAAATCGCCTCAAATCAATCCATGGTTGCAGTCGCATTACAAAATCGTCTAGCAATTCCTGTTTTATTCCCGCATTTAGAAATTTTCCTCACAGATGCAGAGGAATCAGAAATTCAAACGATTCAATTTAATCCTCAAGCATGGGTGCCTCAAACTTGGCAAGATGCGCATCCTCAATTTTTAACACGCGGTGCACCCTCTGGGGAAATGTACCGTTTGCAATTCCCAATTGCACTTCCGCCGAATACTGCGGGCTACCGCGTCAGAATTTTTTATCCTTAA
- the accC gene encoding acetyl-CoA carboxylase biotin carboxylase subunit translates to MFDKILIANRGEIALRIQRACRELGIKTVVVYSTADKEAKYVRLADEAVCIGPAPSPLSYLNMPAIISAAEVTDAEAIHPGYGFLSENADFAERVEKSGFAFIGPTAASIRLMGDKVSAKRAMIKAGVPCVPGSEGALPSDPKEIITTAKRVGYPVIIKAAGGGGGRGMRVVHTEAALLNAVNMTKEEAGRAFGNPEVYMEKFLEKPRHVEIQILADTHGSAIWLGERDCSMQRRHQKVIEEAPAPGIDRRAIAKIGERCAEACRKIGYRGAGTFEFLYEDGEFFFIEMNTRVQVEHPVTEMITGVDIVQEQIRIAAGLKLGYRQKDIVFRGHAIECRINAEDPFKFTPSPGRIGSFHMPGGPGIRVDSHAYSGYMVPPNYDSMIGKLISYGNTRDQAIRRMQIALSEMVIDGITTNVPLHRELMLDPNFIEGGTSIHYLEHRLEEQAASRGKP, encoded by the coding sequence ATGTTCGATAAGATTCTGATCGCCAATCGGGGAGAAATTGCTCTCCGCATCCAGCGCGCATGCCGTGAGTTGGGAATTAAAACAGTTGTGGTGTATTCCACTGCCGATAAAGAAGCAAAATATGTCCGACTTGCGGATGAGGCCGTTTGTATTGGGCCCGCACCCTCACCCTTAAGTTATCTCAATATGCCTGCGATTATTTCAGCGGCGGAAGTCACCGATGCGGAAGCGATTCATCCAGGATATGGCTTTTTGTCTGAGAACGCTGACTTTGCAGAACGTGTTGAGAAATCTGGCTTTGCTTTTATTGGCCCTACAGCCGCATCCATTCGCCTCATGGGTGACAAGGTGTCTGCAAAGCGCGCCATGATCAAGGCAGGAGTGCCCTGTGTTCCTGGATCTGAAGGTGCGCTCCCCAGCGATCCAAAAGAAATTATTACCACTGCAAAACGCGTGGGTTATCCAGTCATCATCAAAGCTGCGGGTGGTGGTGGTGGTAGAGGAATGCGCGTAGTACATACCGAAGCGGCATTATTAAATGCAGTGAATATGACCAAAGAGGAAGCGGGTCGTGCCTTTGGTAATCCAGAAGTCTATATGGAAAAGTTTTTAGAAAAGCCGCGCCATGTAGAAATTCAGATTTTGGCCGATACCCACGGTAGCGCAATCTGGTTAGGTGAGCGGGACTGCTCAATGCAACGACGCCACCAAAAAGTCATTGAAGAAGCGCCAGCGCCAGGCATCGATCGTCGTGCTATCGCCAAAATTGGTGAGCGCTGCGCAGAAGCCTGTCGAAAAATTGGTTATCGTGGCGCCGGTACCTTCGAGTTTTTGTATGAAGATGGTGAATTTTTCTTTATTGAAATGAATACCCGTGTTCAGGTAGAGCACCCGGTCACTGAAATGATTACCGGTGTCGATATTGTTCAAGAGCAAATTCGGATTGCGGCTGGACTTAAACTCGGCTATCGCCAAAAAGACATTGTCTTCCGAGGCCATGCCATCGAATGTCGTATTAATGCGGAAGACCCCTTTAAATTTACGCCCAGCCCCGGTCGCATTGGCTCATTTCACATGCCTGGAGGTCCCGGTATTCGCGTTGACTCTCATGCCTATAGTGGTTACATGGTGCCACCAAACTACGACTCCATGATTGGTAAGCTCATTTCTTACGGCAATACCCGCGATCAGGCGATTCGTCGTATGCAGATTGCACTCTCTGAGATGGTGATTGACGGCATTACTACCAATGTGCCCCTACACCGTGAGCTGATGCTTGATCCTAACTTTATTGAAGGTGGCACTAGTATTCATTACTTAGAGCATCGGCTTGAAGAGCAAGCTGCTAGCCGCGGCAAACCCTAA
- the accB gene encoding acetyl-CoA carboxylase biotin carboxyl carrier protein, giving the protein MDLRKLKTLIDLVSESGISELEVNEGEDRVRIVNAGSSAPSGQMVYANATPTQATSAAPTASAAPAIAPQALEETPVETGFVARSPMVGTFYRAANPESANFVNVGDTVKIGQTLCIIEAMKLLNEIESEKDGVIKQILCENGQGVEFDQPLFIIT; this is encoded by the coding sequence ATGGACCTAAGAAAACTCAAAACCCTCATTGACCTGGTTTCTGAATCAGGTATTTCTGAACTAGAGGTGAACGAGGGCGAAGACCGAGTTCGTATCGTCAATGCAGGATCTTCGGCCCCAAGCGGCCAGATGGTCTATGCCAATGCAACTCCGACCCAAGCAACTTCAGCTGCGCCTACAGCAAGCGCGGCCCCTGCTATTGCTCCACAAGCACTCGAAGAAACTCCGGTTGAAACCGGGTTTGTAGCGCGATCCCCAATGGTCGGTACTTTCTATCGCGCCGCAAATCCAGAGTCTGCAAACTTTGTTAATGTAGGAGATACCGTCAAGATAGGTCAAACTCTCTGCATCATTGAAGCAATGAAACTACTCAATGAGATCGAATCTGAAAAAGATGGTGTGATTAAACAAATTTTGTGTGAAAACGGCCAAGGTGTTGAATTTGACCAGCCGCTGTTCATCATTACCTAA
- the aroQ gene encoding type II 3-dehydroquinate dehydratase yields the protein MPKNTSILVIQGPNLNLLGTREPEIYGKTTLEDIHIKLDSIAKSHSIDLSTFQSNHEGEHIDRIQKAKIDGVDFIIINPGAFTHTSVALRDVLAGVAIPFTEVHLSNIYQREEFRKHSYLSDIATGVICGFGAIGYELALQAAITRLKK from the coding sequence ATGCCAAAAAATACTTCAATTCTCGTTATCCAGGGCCCAAATCTCAATTTGCTGGGAACTAGAGAGCCAGAGATTTATGGCAAAACTACCCTCGAAGATATTCATATAAAGCTGGACTCCATTGCAAAGTCCCATTCTATTGATTTATCTACCTTCCAAAGCAATCATGAAGGCGAGCACATTGACCGCATTCAAAAAGCAAAAATAGATGGGGTTGATTTCATCATTATCAATCCAGGCGCCTTTACCCATACCAGTGTTGCCTTACGTGACGTCCTGGCGGGAGTAGCCATTCCCTTTACGGAAGTACATTTATCGAACATTTATCAGCGCGAAGAATTCCGTAAGCATTCATATTTATCCGATATCGCCACGGGTGTAATTTGTGGATTTGGCGCTATCGGTTACGAGCTAGCACTGCAAGCAGCAATTACACGTCTTAAAAAATAG
- a CDS encoding TlpA family protein disulfide reductase, translating to MNRRQWMSIVGISLLALLAGVLTSQWIYRSSLASDPAIEAFFANPWQGPDGKPIDTQQWKGKILVVNFWASWCPPCVEEMPIFDKLQAELSSKNVLFVGIGIDSPSNIRQFLEMTPVSYPIVIGGMEGSSLSKQMGNAQGALPYTVIIDAKGKATSSKLGKISEEELRSAIKTAL from the coding sequence ATGAACCGCAGACAATGGATGAGTATTGTTGGAATCAGTCTTTTAGCCCTACTAGCGGGCGTCCTGACTTCGCAGTGGATTTATAGAAGTAGCTTGGCTAGCGACCCCGCCATCGAGGCTTTTTTTGCGAATCCTTGGCAGGGACCCGATGGAAAACCTATCGACACTCAACAATGGAAAGGAAAAATCCTGGTTGTGAACTTTTGGGCCTCTTGGTGCCCTCCTTGCGTTGAGGAAATGCCTATTTTTGATAAATTACAAGCAGAACTTTCCTCTAAAAATGTGTTATTTGTTGGCATTGGCATTGATTCTCCCTCTAACATTCGTCAATTTCTTGAAATGACCCCTGTTTCTTACCCGATTGTAATCGGTGGAATGGAAGGCAGCAGCCTATCCAAGCAAATGGGTAACGCCCAAGGCGCCCTACCCTATACCGTCATCATTGATGCCAAGGGTAAAGCTACCAGTAGTAAATTAGGAAAGATAAGCGAAGAAGAGCTTAGAAGTGCCATTAAAACTGCTTTATAA
- the mpl gene encoding UDP-N-acetylmuramate:L-alanyl-gamma-D-glutamyl-meso-diaminopimelate ligase produces the protein MHIHILGICGTFMGGIAAIARQAGHRVTGCDANVYPPMSTQLEAQGIKLIEGFSPDQLLQFETMPDLFVIGNVVSRGNPLMEAILNQGLPYTSGPQWLGEQVLFGRHVLAVAGTHGKTTTSAMLTWILEFNGFKPGYLIGGVPLNFVVSARLGDSQYFVIEADEYDTAFFDKRSKFIHYRPRTALLNNLEFDHADIFADLHAIETQFHHLVRTVPSDGLLVVNGEEAALERVVARGAWAPVERFGQDQKNAWSLLTQEADGFIVVKDGKEMATVKWAPDAGVMGRHNQLNALAAIASANHIGITPADAARALAEFKNVKRRLETIGVENGITVYDDFAHHPTAIATTLDGLRRRVGDARILAVLEPRSNTMKLGIMKAQLPASLEAADMVYAYGASDGKESLGWDLSEVLAPLNSSKSDRAMAFIDLGALTAAVAKQARPGDHILVMSNGGFGGVHQKILTAIQQAQSENSQT, from the coding sequence ATGCATATTCATATCTTGGGCATTTGCGGTACTTTCATGGGCGGCATTGCCGCAATTGCTCGGCAGGCCGGACATCGGGTGACCGGTTGTGATGCCAATGTGTATCCACCGATGAGCACCCAACTAGAAGCGCAGGGTATTAAGCTCATTGAAGGATTCTCACCAGATCAATTATTACAGTTTGAGACGATGCCTGATTTATTTGTCATCGGCAATGTGGTGTCGCGTGGTAACCCCTTAATGGAAGCCATCCTCAATCAAGGTCTACCTTACACCTCGGGGCCTCAATGGCTTGGTGAGCAAGTGTTGTTTGGTAGACATGTCCTAGCGGTAGCAGGCACTCACGGCAAAACAACCACATCCGCTATGCTCACTTGGATTTTGGAATTCAATGGCTTTAAGCCCGGTTATTTAATTGGGGGTGTACCACTCAATTTTGTCGTGTCCGCGCGCTTAGGTGATAGTCAATATTTCGTGATCGAAGCAGATGAATATGACACTGCATTCTTTGACAAACGGAGTAAGTTTATCCATTACCGACCACGTACTGCTTTATTGAATAATCTGGAGTTTGATCATGCAGATATTTTTGCCGATCTTCACGCGATAGAAACACAATTTCATCACTTAGTTCGTACGGTGCCTAGCGATGGCCTATTAGTCGTTAATGGTGAAGAGGCTGCATTAGAGAGGGTTGTTGCACGAGGAGCGTGGGCTCCAGTAGAGCGCTTTGGGCAGGACCAAAAGAATGCTTGGTCCTTGCTAACGCAAGAGGCGGATGGTTTCATAGTGGTCAAGGATGGAAAAGAAATGGCAACCGTAAAGTGGGCGCCTGATGCTGGAGTGATGGGTCGGCACAATCAGCTCAATGCCCTTGCAGCCATTGCTTCTGCAAATCATATTGGCATTACACCAGCCGATGCAGCGCGCGCTTTGGCGGAGTTTAAAAACGTCAAGCGCCGCCTAGAAACTATTGGCGTAGAAAATGGAATCACGGTGTACGACGATTTTGCACATCACCCGACTGCAATTGCTACAACACTTGATGGTTTGCGAAGACGGGTTGGTGATGCACGAATTTTGGCTGTATTAGAGCCTCGCTCCAACACGATGAAGTTAGGCATTATGAAAGCCCAGCTCCCCGCTAGCTTAGAGGCGGCAGATATGGTCTATGCATACGGTGCTAGTGACGGTAAAGAGTCATTAGGGTGGGATTTAAGTGAGGTATTGGCACCTCTTAACTCAAGCAAGTCGGATCGCGCGATGGCCTTTATCGACCTCGGCGCCTTGACGGCAGCGGTTGCTAAACAGGCAAGACCTGGCGACCATATATTGGTGATGAGTAATGGCGGGTTTGGTGGGGTCCATCAAAAGATTTTGACCGCTATTCAACAAGCTCAGTCAGAGAATTCACAAACATAA
- the fabG gene encoding 3-oxoacyl-ACP reductase FabG, with protein sequence MRLKDRVAIITGSAKGIGFATARRFAQEGAKVIITDMSPEAIKVAADEIPRSEAYVMNVTDRSSIQSVVDEVMQRHGRIDILINNAGITQDARLVKMTEAQFDAVIDVNLKGVFNCSQLIVPHMLEAGKGAIVNASSVVGIYGNFGQTNYSATKFGVIGFTKTWARELGPKGIRVNAICPGFIATEMVKAMPENILQDIERRSWLGRLGTPEEMANVYLFLASDEASYLNGVALEASGGISL encoded by the coding sequence ATGAGATTAAAAGATAGGGTAGCCATCATCACAGGCTCTGCAAAAGGGATTGGCTTTGCAACGGCACGGCGATTTGCTCAGGAAGGCGCGAAAGTCATCATTACGGATATGAGTCCAGAGGCTATCAAAGTAGCTGCTGATGAGATTCCGAGGTCGGAAGCGTATGTCATGAATGTCACAGATCGCTCTTCCATTCAATCGGTGGTTGATGAAGTGATGCAGCGCCATGGACGGATTGATATTTTAATTAACAATGCGGGTATCACCCAGGATGCGCGTTTAGTCAAAATGACAGAAGCGCAATTTGATGCGGTGATCGATGTCAATCTTAAAGGCGTCTTTAACTGCTCTCAACTAATCGTGCCGCATATGTTGGAGGCGGGCAAGGGCGCGATTGTGAATGCCTCGAGCGTAGTAGGTATTTATGGAAATTTTGGACAGACAAATTATTCTGCGACAAAGTTTGGAGTAATTGGTTTTACTAAAACTTGGGCACGTGAATTAGGGCCAAAAGGTATTCGGGTCAATGCAATTTGTCCTGGCTTTATTGCGACAGAGATGGTCAAAGCTATGCCCGAAAATATTTTGCAAGATATTGAGAGGCGCAGTTGGCTTGGGCGCCTTGGAACTCCAGAAGAAATGGCAAACGTCTACTTATTCTTAGCTAGCGATGAAGCAAGTTATCTGAATGGGGTAGCGCTCGAGGCCAGTGGCGGGATCTCTCTCTAA
- a CDS encoding ribonuclease catalytic domain-containing protein — MHLLYEEGGDIKVATVQSASGAGDTESWQATSLSGKKIKLKAKEVWLRFEKPEPQALMDQAKALAQEIDLQFLWDCAPDEEFGLVDVALEYFGAQATIFQQTALAIALQGAPVFFRRKGRGRFQRAPLEQLQAGLAALERKQKELEQQAIWQAELVAGVFPESLRSQAQQLLFSPDKNTSAYKAFIAACTESGESPAQMMIRCKAITSPLAYHQGMFLKAHFPQGSAHDASLAVDQAALNQAIADLPLADVTAFSIDDSGTTEIDDALSVTALAEGGHRIGIHIAAPGLVITKDDPLDHIARARMSTVYFPGDKITMFPDSVIQQFSLDEGAPRPALSIYIDINSDGVVNQDALQLRAEMVPIGANLRLEHLEHKVIEASLLDPTSDFPYRQELSVLWSAAKLLHAGRQEQRLANGLRAEQLGAIDPNALARDFHFHIQERDGKQHVDITARQRGSILDTIVAEWMIYCNSAAGRLLADHGLPGLFRTQKGWGPLRTRMQTTPGPHEGLGLDYYAWCTSPLRRYSDLVNQWQLIAIAKHGVTAKMVAPFPPRDAALMGIAVDFESCYQAYGEYQDRLEKYWCLRWMMQDDQPKQVFVRHLKEGMSRVEPIPLHLPIPELATHTRMTRAEVSIADVDLLQLSAGVRVLQIETPVVIESDASLT, encoded by the coding sequence ATGCATCTTTTATATGAAGAGGGTGGTGATATCAAGGTCGCCACAGTACAGTCTGCTTCTGGTGCGGGGGATACTGAATCTTGGCAGGCGACAAGTCTTTCAGGGAAGAAGATCAAGCTAAAAGCTAAGGAGGTATGGCTGCGTTTTGAAAAGCCTGAACCACAAGCTTTAATGGATCAAGCTAAAGCCCTAGCCCAAGAAATTGATCTACAATTTTTATGGGATTGCGCGCCAGATGAAGAGTTTGGATTGGTCGATGTGGCTCTTGAATACTTCGGCGCACAAGCAACTATTTTTCAGCAGACAGCTTTAGCGATTGCTTTACAAGGTGCCCCTGTATTTTTTCGGCGTAAAGGCCGTGGCCGTTTCCAACGCGCACCACTTGAGCAGTTACAGGCAGGTTTAGCCGCTTTAGAGCGCAAACAAAAAGAATTAGAACAACAAGCTATTTGGCAAGCAGAGTTAGTCGCCGGAGTCTTTCCTGAGAGCCTGCGATCACAAGCCCAACAATTGCTATTTTCTCCTGATAAAAACACCAGCGCATATAAAGCTTTTATTGCTGCTTGTACAGAATCTGGTGAATCTCCCGCACAAATGATGATCCGTTGCAAAGCGATTACATCCCCTTTGGCATATCACCAAGGGATGTTTTTAAAGGCGCATTTTCCGCAAGGTTCTGCTCATGATGCGTCCTTAGCGGTAGATCAAGCTGCATTAAATCAAGCGATTGCAGATTTACCTTTAGCGGATGTCACGGCTTTTTCGATTGATGACTCTGGTACTACAGAAATTGATGATGCTTTATCAGTGACAGCGTTGGCTGAGGGCGGTCATCGTATTGGCATACATATTGCTGCCCCGGGGCTGGTCATTACTAAGGATGATCCCTTGGATCATATTGCCCGTGCACGCATGTCTACTGTATATTTTCCGGGCGACAAGATTACGATGTTCCCCGATTCAGTTATTCAGCAGTTTTCATTAGATGAGGGCGCGCCTCGTCCTGCTTTATCTATTTACATTGATATCAATAGTGATGGGGTCGTGAATCAGGACGCTTTGCAATTGCGTGCAGAGATGGTGCCGATAGGGGCTAATCTTCGCCTTGAACATCTAGAGCATAAAGTGATCGAAGCGAGTTTGCTAGATCCCACTTCAGATTTTCCTTATCGACAAGAGCTCAGTGTGCTTTGGTCTGCTGCCAAACTATTGCATGCTGGACGTCAAGAACAACGGCTTGCTAATGGACTGCGTGCAGAGCAATTAGGGGCAATAGATCCCAATGCTTTAGCACGAGATTTTCATTTTCATATTCAAGAGCGCGATGGTAAGCAGCATGTAGACATTACAGCCCGTCAACGTGGATCCATTTTAGATACGATCGTTGCTGAGTGGATGATTTATTGCAATAGTGCTGCGGGGCGCCTACTGGCAGATCATGGTTTACCTGGTCTTTTCAGAACACAAAAAGGTTGGGGTCCATTGCGAACGCGGATGCAGACAACACCGGGACCTCACGAAGGCTTGGGATTAGATTACTACGCTTGGTGCACTTCCCCTTTACGTCGTTATTCTGATTTAGTGAATCAATGGCAATTGATTGCTATAGCTAAACATGGTGTGACTGCCAAGATGGTGGCGCCGTTTCCTCCGCGAGATGCAGCGCTGATGGGCATAGCCGTTGATTTTGAGTCTTGCTATCAAGCCTATGGTGAGTATCAAGATCGCTTAGAGAAATACTGGTGTTTACGTTGGATGATGCAAGACGATCAGCCAAAGCAAGTCTTTGTTCGTCATCTTAAAGAAGGTATGTCACGGGTAGAACCTATTCCTTTGCATCTTCCCATTCCAGAGCTTGCTACGCATACGCGGATGACTCGAGCCGAAGTAAGCATTGCCGATGTAGATCTATTACAACTCAGTGCTGGTGTTCGCGTGTTGCAAATAGAAACCCCCGTAGTGATTGAGAGTGATGCAAGCCTCACCTAG
- a CDS encoding energy transducer TonB family protein, with protein MQASPSLKLSIAYLQISWRRYPFRFALIVSIVVHLIFLSFRWGMGEIQSRRFNAPLSVVLVNSSNSTSPKQASKLAQADLSGGGNTNNQDATAMHRARLGAQARLEVLEKQQKQMLAKLDAQRALSGGRKSGDEVKAISQLNALEAELAKRLQVNGREPRRKVLTGASTKAVVYAQYYDAMRQKMEAYGSAFFPRANGRPLYGSLVIVVSVDSQGRIVNNAQGKESVSIERSSGNPELDRQALAIVRASAPFGAFPAEMRKQIDILDWVSTFDFTRDGTDRLDLRR; from the coding sequence ATGCAAGCCTCACCTAGCTTGAAACTATCGATCGCCTATTTACAAATTTCTTGGCGGCGCTACCCATTTCGTTTTGCCTTGATTGTTTCAATAGTGGTACATCTTATTTTTTTATCTTTTCGTTGGGGTATGGGAGAGATTCAAAGTCGACGTTTCAATGCGCCGCTGAGCGTGGTTTTAGTTAACTCAAGCAATTCAACTTCTCCTAAGCAGGCAAGTAAGTTGGCTCAGGCTGACTTAAGTGGCGGTGGCAATACCAATAATCAAGATGCTACGGCCATGCATCGAGCAAGGTTAGGTGCCCAGGCTCGCTTAGAGGTTTTGGAGAAACAGCAGAAGCAAATGTTGGCTAAGTTAGATGCGCAGCGTGCCCTTTCTGGGGGCCGTAAAAGTGGGGATGAGGTTAAGGCAATATCTCAATTAAATGCTCTTGAAGCGGAACTCGCTAAACGCTTGCAGGTAAATGGGCGTGAGCCACGTCGTAAAGTATTAACTGGTGCCAGCACTAAGGCTGTTGTGTATGCCCAGTATTACGATGCGATGCGGCAAAAGATGGAAGCCTATGGGAGCGCCTTCTTTCCGAGGGCAAATGGCCGTCCTCTTTATGGAAGTTTGGTGATTGTGGTGAGTGTGGACTCCCAAGGACGCATTGTTAATAATGCACAGGGTAAGGAGAGTGTGAGCATTGAGCGTAGCTCCGGCAACCCCGAGTTGGATCGGCAGGCACTTGCGATTGTTAGGGCGTCTGCCCCGTTTGGCGCATTTCCTGCTGAGATGCGTAAGCAAATCGATATCTTAGATTGGGTCTCTACGTTCGACTTCACACGAGATGGTACTGATCGCCTAGATTTGCGTCGTTAA
- the aroE gene encoding shikimate dehydrogenase, whose protein sequence is MTQSISADLHIDLNTCPAQFPGKDVYAVAGNPITHSKSPLIHQRFAQQSQQKIHYGFLQPELDAFKKTADTFFSAGGKGMNVTVPFKLDAREFAHQLTPRAQLAGAVNTLYIQNAIIYGDNTDGAGLVRDLLVQGIALRGARILLLGAGGASRGVMGPLLEQAPKQLVIANRSADKANELVQLFGALATSHQVFLQSVALGDLEKSANTNTPFDLVINATAAGLTDESPISDAAASTIFTSKSFAYDMVYGKTTAFMRQALYRGARVSDGLGMLVEQAADAFLIWRGADCSQKIDPRAVLNELRSL, encoded by the coding sequence ATGACTCAATCTATATCTGCCGATCTGCATATTGATCTCAATACTTGCCCTGCTCAATTTCCGGGGAAAGATGTCTATGCTGTTGCTGGCAATCCAATCACCCATAGCAAGTCCCCATTGATTCATCAACGATTTGCTCAACAGTCTCAACAGAAAATTCACTATGGATTTCTTCAGCCTGAATTGGATGCATTTAAAAAGACAGCAGACACATTTTTCAGTGCTGGCGGTAAGGGTATGAATGTCACTGTGCCGTTTAAATTAGATGCTCGTGAATTTGCCCATCAACTAACACCCCGAGCCCAGTTAGCTGGCGCTGTGAATACGCTATACATTCAAAATGCAATCATCTATGGTGACAATACGGATGGTGCTGGTTTAGTGCGAGATTTACTAGTGCAGGGTATTGCGCTACGCGGTGCGCGTATTTTGTTACTAGGTGCCGGTGGGGCATCTCGCGGTGTAATGGGTCCACTACTAGAGCAGGCACCCAAACAACTTGTGATTGCCAATCGTTCGGCTGATAAAGCAAATGAGTTAGTGCAATTATTTGGCGCACTTGCGACATCTCACCAGGTTTTTTTACAGTCTGTTGCATTGGGCGATTTAGAAAAATCTGCCAATACAAATACTCCTTTTGATCTCGTAATTAATGCCACTGCAGCTGGCTTAACAGATGAGTCCCCTATTAGTGATGCTGCAGCTAGCACCATTTTCACCTCTAAGTCTTTTGCCTACGATATGGTTTACGGTAAAACGACAGCGTTCATGCGACAGGCCCTTTACAGGGGTGCTCGCGTTAGTGACGGATTGGGTATGTTGGTAGAACAAGCGGCTGACGCATTCTTGATCTGGCGGGGTGCAGACTGCAGTCAAAAGATTGATCCTCGTGCTGTTTTAAATGAACTTCGTAGTTTATAA
- the mtgA gene encoding monofunctional biosynthetic peptidoglycan transglycosylase, translated as MRWLGYFLKCVLGGLFAMQIYFVVQIGLWSSINLDSTAFQRAERWRLCGLHWNCSVQSVWISYGSISPNLKRAVLVSEDDIFFQHKGVRIEDMQKAWEKNQRQSNVSSGKAQTALRGGSTITQQLAKNLFLSSEQNYFRKGQELVIAGLLEVMLSKDRLFEIYLNSVEWGEGIFGVGAASRHYFGISPGALDREQSAALASALPAPKCFDKTQYCRRANIHFPTRQSFILENMDKVALAPIPTKKQIKK; from the coding sequence ATGCGCTGGCTTGGCTATTTTTTAAAGTGCGTACTGGGCGGTTTGTTCGCCATGCAGATTTACTTTGTAGTCCAGATAGGCCTGTGGTCCAGCATTAATCTAGATAGCACTGCTTTTCAGAGGGCTGAGCGCTGGCGTTTATGTGGCCTACATTGGAATTGTTCAGTTCAATCCGTCTGGATTTCTTACGGTAGTATTTCTCCTAATCTCAAACGTGCTGTTCTGGTGAGCGAAGACGATATCTTTTTTCAACATAAAGGCGTGCGGATTGAAGATATGCAGAAAGCATGGGAAAAAAATCAACGACAAAGTAATGTATCCAGCGGTAAAGCTCAGACTGCGTTACGAGGTGGGTCAACCATTACTCAGCAGTTAGCCAAAAACCTATTTTTATCTTCAGAGCAGAATTATTTTCGCAAAGGCCAGGAGCTTGTTATTGCCGGTCTTCTTGAGGTGATGCTTTCTAAGGATCGGCTTTTTGAGATCTATCTCAACTCAGTAGAGTGGGGTGAAGGTATATTTGGCGTCGGTGCTGCATCGAGGCATTACTTTGGTATTAGTCCTGGCGCTTTGGATAGAGAGCAATCTGCTGCCTTAGCATCGGCCTTACCGGCGCCAAAATGTTTTGATAAAACGCAATATTGCCGCCGAGCCAATATTCACTTTCCAACACGTCAAAGCTTTATCTTAGAGAACATGGATAAGGTAGCCTTGGCTCCCATACCCACTAAAAAGCAAATTAAGAAGTAA